A window of the Leptospira bandrabouensis genome harbors these coding sequences:
- a CDS encoding HNH endonuclease: MTESPSDSFFSDVSDEEIARERRKAKELKNSAWWKNKRSSGICHYCGKKFKVDELTMDHLIPLIRGGKSVKANLVPACKECNFKKKHSLPFEKEFFS, translated from the coding sequence ATGACGGAATCTCCCTCCGATTCATTTTTTTCCGATGTGAGCGACGAAGAAATCGCACGGGAAAGAAGGAAAGCCAAAGAACTCAAAAATAGTGCCTGGTGGAAGAACAAACGTTCTTCTGGAATTTGTCATTACTGCGGGAAAAAATTCAAAGTAGATGAATTAACAATGGACCACCTAATTCCTCTTATTCGAGGAGGAAAGTCGGTAAAAGCCAATTTAGTGCCTGCTTGTAAAGAGTGTAACTTTAAAAAGAAACATAGTCTTCCCTTTGAGAAGGAGTTTTTCTCCTGA
- a CDS encoding AMP-dependent synthetase/ligase: MIRNYENLYQALAQVAETLPNKISFRKRKSATEFPGISFGDLKQFVDHLTLGLIDLGVEVGDRIGFFCDATVHWLRTDLAILTSGAVVVPRGTDIVREEILYILNHSEAKYLVVQKPKDKKRIDDLLGDLPHLKQIFILETDQGELYTGENSIHSIAERGKQRWNVDGKQTLEKRISQTDPDALATLIYTSGTTGNPKGVMLTQKGWITAIQNTIARLDMNANDNAVSLLPPWHAFERAIEYAGIFLGIDFLVSNMSSLKDDLRDFRPTIFPSVPRIWESVYNGIISKVAKEGGFKEKLFHFFLKVGSTWAHYYAMCFGFEFEIRKPNIFISLLKRTYGLFVLILLSPFKLLSVKIFSAIHKALGGKIRICISAGSALPSVVDEFLSAIGLKVLEGYGMTETSAVVSIRSNSKPTKGTVGVPIDGYQIRLKDDTGKIVTKAGAKGTLWIKSKQILKGYYKRPELNQVVFDADGFFDTGDLMYISHRNELIFAGRSKDTIALIGGENVEPIPIEDKLLTSAFIDQVMVVGHDKKTLGALIVPNFEAVEAKIPGISKEKAGEWNLHPKVRELYRAEIARIISRENGFKGFEMIPANNFYVVPRPFDPDLEMTRTLKMKRNVISDVFTKQIEGIYQ; encoded by the coding sequence ATGATTCGCAACTACGAAAACCTCTACCAAGCATTGGCCCAAGTCGCAGAAACTCTCCCAAACAAAATTTCCTTTCGGAAGAGAAAATCAGCCACTGAATTCCCTGGGATCAGTTTTGGAGATTTGAAACAGTTTGTCGACCACTTGACATTGGGTTTGATCGATCTGGGTGTGGAAGTCGGGGACAGAATCGGTTTTTTTTGTGATGCTACCGTTCATTGGTTAAGGACTGATCTTGCCATCCTGACGTCTGGAGCAGTCGTTGTTCCTCGGGGAACTGACATAGTTCGAGAAGAAATTCTTTATATCCTAAACCATTCGGAAGCCAAATACTTAGTAGTTCAAAAACCAAAAGATAAAAAACGCATCGATGATTTGTTAGGTGATCTTCCACATTTAAAACAAATTTTTATATTAGAAACAGACCAAGGTGAATTATACACAGGCGAAAATTCAATCCATTCTATTGCCGAACGAGGAAAACAGAGATGGAACGTTGACGGCAAACAAACTTTAGAAAAGCGGATAAGTCAAACTGATCCCGATGCACTTGCCACTCTCATTTATACATCAGGAACTACAGGAAATCCAAAAGGAGTGATGTTGACCCAAAAAGGTTGGATCACTGCTATTCAGAATACCATCGCTCGATTGGATATGAATGCAAATGACAATGCGGTGAGTTTACTTCCTCCTTGGCATGCCTTTGAAAGAGCGATTGAATATGCAGGTATTTTTCTAGGGATTGATTTTTTAGTTTCGAATATGTCCTCTTTAAAGGATGATCTTCGTGATTTTCGTCCTACAATATTTCCTTCTGTTCCTCGCATTTGGGAATCTGTTTACAATGGAATCATTTCCAAAGTTGCCAAAGAAGGTGGGTTTAAAGAAAAGTTATTCCATTTCTTTTTGAAAGTAGGATCTACTTGGGCCCATTATTATGCAATGTGTTTTGGATTCGAATTTGAAATTCGAAAACCAAATATCTTTATTTCTCTTTTGAAACGAACCTATGGGTTATTCGTTTTAATTTTACTTTCTCCATTTAAGTTACTCAGCGTAAAAATATTTTCTGCCATCCATAAAGCATTAGGTGGAAAAATTCGGATTTGTATCTCTGCCGGCTCTGCTCTGCCAAGTGTAGTGGATGAATTTTTATCTGCCATTGGGCTTAAAGTTTTAGAAGGTTACGGGATGACAGAAACTTCTGCAGTCGTTTCCATTCGGTCAAATTCTAAACCCACCAAAGGAACCGTAGGTGTTCCGATTGATGGATACCAAATTCGATTGAAAGATGATACTGGAAAAATCGTAACGAAAGCGGGTGCCAAAGGGACCCTTTGGATCAAATCCAAACAAATTTTAAAAGGTTACTACAAACGTCCGGAACTTAATCAAGTTGTCTTTGATGCAGATGGTTTTTTTGATACAGGGGATCTAATGTATATCTCCCATCGAAATGAATTAATTTTTGCTGGTAGATCCAAAGATACAATTGCTCTTATCGGTGGCGAAAACGTAGAACCAATCCCAATCGAAGACAAACTTCTTACGTCTGCATTCATTGACCAAGTGATGGTTGTGGGTCATGATAAAAAAACTTTAGGGGCCTTGATTGTTCCGAACTTCGAAGCAGTAGAGGCAAAAATTCCAGGAATTTCCAAGGAAAAAGCTGGGGAATGGAATCTCCATCCAAAGGTTCGGGAGTTATACCGAGCCGAAATAGCACGCATTATTTCTCGAGAAAACGGATTCAAAGGATTTGAAATGATACCAGCTAACAATTTTTATGTGGTACCTCGTCCCTTTGATCCCGATCTAGAAATGACACGAACTCTAAAAATGAAGAGAAATGTCATTTCGGATGTATTCACAAAACAAATAGAAGGAATTTACCAATGA
- a CDS encoding flavin monoamine oxidase family protein, which translates to MNRKRFLQKISAVTLGAGLILPKKSFGQTTTTTIAETKPKSSGGKKAIVLGGGLSGLYSAYLLKQTGHDVTIIERGEKLGGRIATYENPELGILQDLGGEWIGDGQSDIKSLVKQLNLDLVSSNISDRFSIQKSNSDLLKISPASIETLDKVIDLHKSLGNTQKQGLDKINFSSYARYQGLTEEEIRSMNDLYRILLGADLNQISSESVLDDLSALQSALKPKFQVRGGAERIIKELTNLLRNQEILLGETVTKVSQQKNQVTVDLSSGRTIKGSLIICALPAAAVLDIKWTPGLPKDLIYSGLRMQTGKISKNLSLVKSKDSLSNFFLSTNTAAETFYVSEAAIGQNVTAVTSISTGDRASLFEKGSDRQKKNLMTSSLEEVGNLELILESPFIFHSFQKTTGRSGFVSLFPPGSFGIKDVWAEPFERVFFAGEHLAFHTGSMDSAVASAIQAVSKT; encoded by the coding sequence ATGAATCGAAAACGTTTCCTACAAAAGATAAGTGCTGTTACCTTAGGGGCAGGTTTAATCCTCCCTAAAAAATCATTCGGACAAACCACAACGACTACCATTGCTGAAACCAAACCAAAGTCTAGCGGCGGCAAAAAAGCTATTGTTTTAGGTGGCGGTCTATCCGGACTCTACTCTGCCTATTTATTAAAACAAACGGGCCATGATGTCACCATCATAGAACGTGGAGAAAAGTTGGGTGGCCGGATTGCAACTTATGAAAATCCGGAACTTGGAATCTTACAAGATTTAGGTGGTGAGTGGATTGGAGATGGTCAATCTGACATTAAAAGTTTGGTAAAACAACTTAACTTAGATTTGGTTTCTTCCAACATTTCAGATCGTTTTTCGATTCAAAAATCAAATAGCGATTTATTAAAAATATCCCCAGCTTCTATAGAAACTTTAGATAAGGTCATTGACCTTCATAAGTCTTTAGGAAACACACAAAAACAAGGGTTAGACAAAATTAATTTTTCTTCTTATGCAAGATACCAAGGATTAACGGAAGAAGAAATTCGTTCCATGAACGATCTCTACCGAATCCTTCTTGGTGCCGACCTAAACCAGATTTCCAGCGAATCGGTATTAGATGATCTTTCCGCGTTGCAATCGGCGCTAAAACCCAAATTCCAAGTAAGAGGTGGAGCCGAAAGAATCATTAAAGAACTGACAAATTTATTACGAAACCAAGAGATTCTATTAGGCGAAACGGTAACCAAAGTTTCCCAACAAAAAAACCAAGTCACTGTGGATTTGTCTTCTGGTAGAACGATCAAAGGTAGTTTGATCATTTGTGCTCTTCCTGCAGCTGCGGTTCTTGATATCAAATGGACACCTGGACTTCCAAAAGATCTAATTTACTCAGGTCTCCGTATGCAGACAGGGAAAATTTCTAAAAATTTAAGTTTAGTGAAATCAAAAGATTCTCTTTCCAATTTCTTTCTATCAACGAATACTGCTGCAGAAACTTTTTATGTTTCCGAAGCTGCCATTGGACAAAACGTAACAGCCGTTACCTCCATTTCTACTGGAGATAGGGCTTCTTTATTTGAAAAAGGAAGTGATCGCCAAAAAAAGAATTTAATGACATCTTCTTTAGAAGAAGTTGGAAATTTGGAATTGATCTTAGAGTCCCCATTTATCTTTCATAGTTTTCAAAAAACAACCGGCAGATCAGGATTTGTTTCCTTGTTTCCACCAGGTAGTTTTGGTATTAAAGATGTTTGGGCAGAACCTTTTGAACGAGTATTTTTTGCAGGAGAACATTTAGCGTTTCATACAGGGAGTATGGATTCCGCTGTTGCTTCCGCAATCCAAGCAGTAAGCAAAACATAA
- a CDS encoding DUF1292 domain-containing protein: MDTNDFGFQAEDFLPSRVTEEIDLVDERGNSYQWEVFYSFSQMGNDYLVFLPATEQEFQFVNVEMDDPDSDVPGYIVMRISQDETGEEILEEILDEDELEEIREYVEDEIGLLGQFLSREE, from the coding sequence ATGGATACGAACGATTTTGGTTTCCAAGCAGAAGATTTCCTTCCGAGTAGAGTCACAGAAGAAATCGATCTTGTGGACGAAAGAGGAAACAGTTATCAATGGGAAGTTTTTTATTCTTTTTCACAAATGGGAAATGATTACCTAGTATTCCTGCCTGCCACAGAACAAGAATTTCAGTTTGTCAATGTAGAAATGGATGACCCAGATTCCGATGTACCGGGATACATTGTCATGAGAATTAGCCAAGACGAAACTGGAGAGGAAATCTTAGAAGAAATTCTGGATGAAGATGAATTAGAAGAAATCCGAGAATATGTAGAAGATGAAATTGGGCTTTTAGGTCAATTTCTTAGCCGGGAGGAATGA
- a CDS encoding sensor histidine kinase — translation MKAAGRIALLYLLFGYVWIYFSDYAISLIFQSPEDIREIQSVKGWGFVTISALIIFVLLVRELQRQKQVLLEKIESDQLFQVILERIEDAVIVFNLDTWKIDFLSEQVSRLFDIPTNEILIHPELLMERVHEADRERMTHIWMNQLRENHTGLLYRICAKDGHIKWALEHRLYIPAREGSANKTVAVITDMTSYMENQSKLERSLRENETLLTEVHHRVKNNLAVVISFLQLQVYSSPPETADILEQSIVRIKAIALVHEKLYSSKNLSGLSSIDYITSLVENIKLMYMRTDIAIELDIQQLEFNIIDAIPMGLMITEMLTNSFRHAFANGKTDALIKIEFIVTDKFNYELKYRDNGIGFPPGLNYRKAESIGLSVIFSLCSQMNGREVECTSSPNAGVFYHFAFSPKKVIPKDDSNVSKG, via the coding sequence ATGAAAGCCGCTGGCCGAATAGCTTTATTATATCTGTTATTCGGCTATGTTTGGATATATTTTTCGGATTATGCGATTTCACTAATATTCCAATCACCAGAGGACATTCGAGAAATTCAAAGTGTGAAGGGATGGGGATTTGTTACTATTTCTGCTTTGATCATCTTTGTACTTCTGGTGCGGGAACTACAAAGACAAAAACAAGTTTTGTTAGAGAAAATAGAATCGGATCAACTTTTCCAAGTGATTTTGGAGCGCATTGAAGATGCCGTGATTGTATTCAATTTAGATACATGGAAAATTGATTTTCTCAGCGAACAGGTCTCTCGTTTGTTTGATATACCAACCAATGAAATTTTGATCCATCCAGAATTACTGATGGAACGAGTCCATGAAGCCGACAGAGAACGGATGACTCATATTTGGATGAATCAATTACGAGAAAACCATACTGGATTATTGTATAGGATTTGCGCCAAAGATGGTCACATTAAGTGGGCATTGGAACATAGGCTCTATATTCCAGCAAGAGAGGGAAGTGCCAATAAGACGGTAGCAGTCATAACAGATATGACTAGTTATATGGAAAATCAGTCTAAACTCGAACGGTCACTCAGAGAAAATGAAACCTTACTCACTGAAGTCCACCATCGAGTCAAAAATAATTTAGCAGTTGTTATTTCCTTTTTGCAACTCCAGGTATATTCCTCTCCACCTGAAACTGCTGATATTTTGGAACAAAGCATAGTCAGAATCAAAGCAATTGCTCTTGTTCACGAAAAATTATACAGTAGCAAAAATTTATCGGGTCTTAGCTCCATTGATTATATCACAAGTCTAGTTGAAAATATAAAACTCATGTATATGAGAACAGATATCGCAATAGAATTGGATATTCAACAATTGGAATTTAATATTATAGATGCAATCCCAATGGGGTTAATGATCACAGAGATGTTAACAAATAGTTTTAGGCATGCTTTCGCTAATGGAAAAACTGATGCTTTGATAAAAATTGAATTTATTGTTACAGATAAATTTAATTACGAATTAAAATATAGAGACAACGGCATTGGTTTCCCACCTGGATTGAATTATCGAAAAGCAGAGTCTATTGGATTGTCAGTAATTTTTTCATTATGTAGCCAAATGAATGGCCGTGAAGTAGAATGTACCTCCTCCCCAAACGCAGGAGTGTTTTACCATTTTGCTTTTTCACCAAAAAAAGTAATTCCTAAGGATGATTCAAATGTATCAAAAGGGTAA
- a CDS encoding CBS domain-containing protein, whose product MFFWIHDGRILPNTPATYADRVHKIHPGGKTSPVSGEKEESLNPSTTSFLHRSPGDVYKETAKQTEKTVYFLHEIMSAPALTRPSTETIANCLDFMLEKGIRHLPIVNDLGTLVGFVSDRDILEKSKSYERDWPISDIMTKRVLAGSPGSEIRGVTQVLLEERIGCIPVVNDDNQPIGMITRSDLLRLLLKYPNLNIIA is encoded by the coding sequence ATGTTCTTTTGGATACATGACGGGCGCATTTTGCCAAATACACCGGCTACTTATGCCGATCGGGTTCATAAAATCCATCCTGGGGGCAAAACATCCCCCGTTTCCGGTGAAAAGGAAGAATCTCTCAATCCCTCCACCACCTCCTTTTTGCACCGTTCCCCAGGGGATGTTTATAAGGAAACGGCCAAACAAACGGAAAAAACGGTCTATTTCCTCCATGAAATTATGTCGGCGCCCGCACTCACTCGGCCTTCTACTGAGACAATTGCCAATTGTTTGGATTTTATGTTGGAAAAAGGAATTCGTCACCTCCCCATCGTAAATGATTTGGGTACTTTAGTTGGTTTTGTTTCGGATCGGGATATTCTCGAAAAAAGTAAGTCCTACGAAAGAGACTGGCCTATTTCAGATATTATGACGAAACGCGTGTTAGCTGGATCTCCAGGTTCGGAAATCAGAGGGGTTACGCAAGTTCTATTGGAAGAAAGAATTGGGTGTATTCCTGTCGTAAATGACGATAATCAACCTATTGGTATGATCACTCGTTCCGATTTACTTCGTTTGTTATTAAAGTATCCGAATTTGAATATCATAGCTTAA
- a CDS encoding acyltransferase family protein: MGRLVYLDNLRSFALLLGIVFHAAIVYATEIKYAIQDETRSEVLSYFCYWIHSYRMPMFYMISGFFSAMVWTKKGSSFYLEARFKRVLVPTIFGLIFFAPIQYYLTERIKNPNLEVLTFLEYFFTKEQFQHSHIWFLVDLFCFSILYSLIPKSFFTAKIWNRIPKGLIQYLLLVSFCFLFVLFFHTQISKGESYFGIYKLTFVFQFSFFIAGVFCFHWKSILVPKTNSFLKTLTIFVWAIFVYLVFKDLEIDDPLWINFQYVNVWIRSLHILLWVISPFLWTSFLIIIFQSFGNKDGKLGVYLIEASLPIYLVHHPISLLYAYWVREMEWGIWVKFLSHVIVVLGVSFFLYEFLIRKRKPLRFLFGLKSN, from the coding sequence ATGGGAAGATTGGTTTACTTAGACAATTTACGATCCTTTGCACTTTTACTCGGAATTGTGTTTCATGCTGCGATTGTTTATGCCACAGAAATAAAATATGCCATCCAAGATGAGACAAGAAGTGAGGTTTTATCCTATTTCTGTTATTGGATACATAGTTACCGTATGCCCATGTTTTATATGATTTCTGGTTTTTTTTCTGCGATGGTTTGGACGAAGAAAGGTTCCTCATTTTATTTGGAAGCTAGGTTCAAACGGGTTTTGGTTCCTACCATTTTTGGACTTATTTTTTTTGCCCCCATCCAGTATTATCTCACAGAACGAATTAAAAATCCTAATTTAGAGGTTTTGACCTTTTTGGAGTACTTTTTTACAAAAGAGCAGTTCCAACATTCTCATATTTGGTTTCTTGTAGATTTGTTTTGTTTTAGTATTCTTTATAGTTTGATTCCAAAATCATTTTTTACAGCTAAAATTTGGAATCGAATTCCTAAAGGGTTAATTCAGTATCTATTGCTTGTTAGTTTTTGTTTTCTTTTTGTATTATTTTTTCACACACAAATTTCGAAAGGGGAGTCTTATTTCGGGATTTATAAACTTACTTTTGTCTTTCAATTTTCCTTTTTTATCGCAGGCGTGTTTTGTTTTCATTGGAAAAGTATTCTTGTTCCCAAAACCAATTCCTTTCTGAAAACCTTGACCATATTTGTTTGGGCAATTTTTGTTTATTTGGTTTTTAAGGATTTAGAAATTGATGATCCACTTTGGATTAATTTTCAATATGTCAATGTTTGGATTAGATCCTTACATATTCTTTTATGGGTGATTTCTCCCTTTTTATGGACAAGTTTCCTAATCATAATCTTTCAATCGTTTGGTAACAAAGATGGAAAGTTAGGAGTTTATTTAATTGAAGCAAGTCTTCCTATTTATTTGGTCCATCATCCCATTTCCTTACTGTATGCTTATTGGGTAAGAGAGATGGAGTGGGGAATTTGGGTGAAGTTTCTTTCCCACGTAATTGTAGTGTTAGGTGTAAGTTTTTTCTTATACGAATTTTTAATCCGAAAGAGAAAACCTCTACGATTTCTCTTTGGATTAAAAAGTAATTAA
- a CDS encoding acyl-CoA dehydrogenase family protein: protein MIHPKLNPYLNEEERSFYNTVFQFSEEKVFPSAEERDEKEIWSNELWKEFSQAGLTGLTIPSEYGGEGASCLLCSIATDAFASGSLDGGMGLSWVAHLVIGTMPIIFQGTNDQKSKYLPKLATGEWMAGFALTEPASGSDAASLLTKAEEVEGGWKLNGTKMYITNGPVGQVFVVMARTSEKGRGPMGISAFIVESNTPGFKVSKVLKKLGHHTSMTAELVFEDMVIPKENLLGPLNTGFMRIGKETLEWERTVFVAGLAGAMEFCFRKGLRYANERVQFGKPISSFYGMRDILVRNWVYIQAARRLIYWVAERKDRGVPSPLESSLGKLITSEIAEDVAKDSVQLFGGYGYMKEYSVERFYRDVKLGTIGGGTSEIQRSIISSLYSGKEKFQKEFFRLENETNLPDKIQNVLYDIIIAMDAEPNRKKQQSVEFAFADVLSIFVILSLSELDTHKTTEHYSLEEKLVDRKLLSYYLVGKYLMSFSRLSNYVPSELTQLWNHYSQFGKSIEETVHGRFQSLQELL, encoded by the coding sequence ATGATACACCCAAAACTGAATCCCTACCTGAATGAAGAGGAAAGAAGTTTTTACAATACTGTCTTTCAATTTTCAGAAGAAAAAGTTTTCCCCTCTGCTGAAGAAAGAGATGAAAAGGAAATTTGGTCAAACGAATTATGGAAAGAGTTTAGTCAGGCCGGCTTAACAGGACTTACGATTCCTTCCGAATATGGTGGAGAAGGAGCAAGTTGTTTACTTTGTTCGATTGCAACCGATGCGTTCGCATCAGGTTCATTAGATGGTGGAATGGGCCTTTCATGGGTTGCCCATTTGGTGATTGGAACGATGCCAATTATTTTCCAAGGAACAAATGATCAAAAATCAAAATACCTCCCGAAACTTGCGACCGGAGAATGGATGGCAGGATTTGCACTGACAGAACCTGCCTCCGGATCTGATGCGGCTTCCCTTTTGACAAAAGCCGAAGAAGTGGAAGGTGGATGGAAATTAAACGGTACCAAAATGTACATCACAAATGGTCCTGTCGGGCAGGTGTTTGTGGTGATGGCAAGAACTTCCGAAAAAGGAAGAGGGCCTATGGGAATTTCTGCTTTCATTGTAGAAAGTAATACTCCTGGGTTTAAAGTGAGTAAAGTTCTGAAAAAATTAGGCCATCATACATCTATGACCGCCGAACTTGTGTTCGAAGATATGGTAATTCCAAAAGAGAATCTTCTTGGACCTTTGAATACAGGGTTTATGAGAATCGGTAAAGAAACTTTGGAATGGGAAAGAACTGTATTTGTTGCTGGTCTTGCAGGAGCAATGGAGTTTTGTTTTCGTAAAGGACTTCGTTATGCGAACGAAAGAGTCCAATTTGGAAAACCGATTTCTAGTTTTTATGGGATGCGTGATATTTTAGTTCGTAACTGGGTCTATATCCAAGCAGCTAGGAGATTAATATACTGGGTTGCAGAACGAAAGGATCGAGGAGTTCCTTCTCCTTTAGAGAGTAGTTTAGGAAAACTCATTACTTCTGAAATTGCAGAAGATGTGGCTAAGGACTCCGTACAATTGTTTGGTGGATACGGGTATATGAAAGAGTATTCCGTAGAACGTTTTTACAGAGATGTCAAGTTAGGTACCATAGGTGGTGGAACTAGCGAAATTCAAAGGTCGATTATTTCTTCCTTATATTCGGGGAAAGAAAAATTCCAAAAAGAATTTTTTAGATTGGAAAACGAGACAAATCTACCAGACAAAATACAGAATGTACTTTATGACATAATTATTGCTATGGATGCAGAGCCGAATCGAAAAAAACAACAATCCGTTGAATTTGCTTTTGCAGATGTTTTGTCGATTTTTGTAATTCTCTCTCTTTCGGAACTGGATACACATAAAACGACAGAACACTATTCTTTAGAGGAAAAATTAGTGGATCGAAAGTTACTTTCGTATTATCTTGTTGGGAAATATCTTATGTCCTTCAGTAGACTATCAAACTATGTTCCTTCCGAGTTAACTCAATTGTGGAATCATTATTCTCAGTTTGGGAAATCGATTGAAGAAACAGTTCATGGTCGATTTCAATCCTTGCAGGAACTTCTATAA
- a CDS encoding MaoC family dehydratase has protein sequence MYQKGKSFLEIQIGDSASFTKTITETDVYLFAGISGDFNPLHVDEEYAKTTSFGTRIAHGGLAASLLAPVLGMKLPGLGTVALETTTKFRKPVYFGDTITCYVEVIEKVERLKAVRMKIVWTNQKSEVVSKGETLVIPPG, from the coding sequence ATGTATCAAAAGGGTAAAAGTTTTTTAGAAATTCAAATAGGAGATTCGGCCTCGTTTACCAAAACCATAACCGAAACAGATGTTTATTTATTTGCAGGGATTAGTGGAGATTTTAACCCACTCCATGTGGATGAAGAATATGCAAAAACAACAAGTTTTGGAACAAGGATTGCTCATGGAGGTCTTGCTGCTTCGCTTTTAGCACCTGTTCTTGGAATGAAACTTCCCGGACTTGGAACCGTTGCTTTAGAAACGACAACAAAGTTCCGTAAACCTGTTTATTTTGGAGATACAATCACTTGTTATGTGGAGGTGATAGAAAAAGTAGAAAGACTTAAAGCAGTAAGGATGAAAATTGTATGGACAAATCAAAAATCGGAAGTTGTCAGTAAAGGAGAAACTCTTGTCATTCCTCCCGGCTAA